The Pseudomonas alkylphenolica genomic sequence GGCAAGGTACCGTTGAGGTGATAGGCGCCGACGGCGTGGTATTTCCAGCGCACCGGGTCGTGGAGGGTGTGCACGCGGGCATTGCGCCAGTGCCGGTCGAGGTTGAACTCGGCGAGGGTGGCGCGGCTGCCGGCCAGCTCGAAGAGCTTCTCGCTGGCTTGCAGGGCGATCTCGGTGGTCAGTACCTTGGCTTCGGCCACGGCAATCGAGGCCCGGGCTGCCGAGGCGGCGTCCACAGGCGCGGCGTTGACTTCATCGAGGGTGCGCGCCGCCTTGCTCAACAAGGCCTGGGCCGCATGCAGCTCAAGTTGCAGACGACCGATATCGGCGATCACGTAGAGGTCATCACTGGCGCGCTCGACCTTGGCATCGATCCATGGCCGTGATTTTTCCCGGACAAAGGCGATGGCGTCGGCGACCGCGGCTTCAGCAATACCGGCATCGATGGCAGCCTGGATCAATTGCGAAGCGGCGCCCTGGATATTCGGCACCTCGTTCTGGCGCCAGTTGTCGATCACCAGTTCCGCGTCGACCTGAACCCGGTCCAGCAGCACGGTGCCGCTGGCGGTGGTGCGCTGACCGAAGCCGGACCAGTCATCGACGATGCGCAGCCCGGGTGTGCCACGGCGGACAAAGGCCATGACCTGACGGCCTTCATCGTTCAGCGCTTTGACCGCTACCCAATGGGCAAACAGGGCACCGGTGGAATAGAACTTCTGGCCGCTGAGCACATAGTGGTCGCCCTCGCGGGTGATCCGTGCCTTGAGTTCCAAGGTGTGCTTGCTGCCGCGTTCGGGGCCGGCATTACCGATCCGCCAGCCGTCGAGCACCGATTTGAACAGCAGGTCCTTCTGCCGCTCACTGGCCGTGCCTTTGAGCAACTGCAGAATGCCGAACTGGTTCTGCGGGATTTGCCCCAGCGCCGGGTCGGCGGCGCTGATGATGCGAAACACTTCGGCGATGGTGACAAACGATACCTGGGCACCGCCGTAGGCGCGGGGAATGGAAATGCTGCCCAGGCCGCTGCGGGTGAACTGTTCGATTTCTGCCCAGGGCAGCTTGCGTTGCTGGTCGCGCCGGGCAGCCTGGCTGCGGGCAACTTCGGCCAGTTCACGGGCAGCCTGCAGGGCCTCGGCGTCACTGCGCAGGACCTTGGCCGGCAACAGCAGCGGGGCGCTGTCGAGATCACTGTGGACGTTGGTATCTGCCAGACTGGACATCAGTGCCGCTCCCTGGCTGCACTCAATGCCCTGGCGTTACGCACTGGGGTGATTGTGTTCCTGACCATAACCTTACCTCACGTATTGGAAAGGTCGGCGCGGGCTGCGCCGACTGAAATGCGCTGGTCCGGTGGTCCGGTTCATATACCCTAATGCTGTATAAAAATTAAATAAACTAACTTGTTGGAATATAGATAGAAGTACTCGACGCTCGTCCGGCAAACACTCGCAGGTGCACGGCGGGCGCCCACTGCGAGCGGTTGCCGACCCGGTCGAGAATGCAGTAACTCAGTTCCAGGTGTGGGTCGGGGCCGTTTTCCTCGATCAATGTCAGAGGGATCCTGGCCTGCAGCGGCTGGCCGACCTGGCACTTGCTCACGCCAGGCAAATCCATGCGCAGGTCGCCCCAGCGCAAGGTGATCCGGTCACCTTCGGCCATGTTCCGGTACGGTGCCAGGGTGCAGGGCAGGTCGTTGTTCAGGCTGTGCAGAAACAGGCCCTCGCGACGCAACCGGCCTGCCAGCTGCAATGGCTGCAAGTGCTCGTGGGGGCTGTTGCCTCCAGGGCAGTCGAGTTTTACCAGGACCTGCAGTTCGGGTGAGCGCAGCGGGTGGTGACCGGGTTTGAGCAGGCGGTAATGCAGGCGGTGGCTACCGTTGTGCAGCAAGCTGGCGGGTATGCGCAGGTCGATGCAGCCATCCGGCTCATGGGCTTGCAGGCTGTGGGCGGCGACAAAGCGCCGGCCCCAGAACAAGGTCAGCAGGTCGCCGGCTTCCATGGGTGGCTGGATCGGCACGCGCGCCCGTAATCGCGCGGCGCTGTGGTAGCCAATGCCGGCCGCATTGATGCCGGGGAGAATCGGTGGGGAAAGTTCGGGTCCTTGGCTGACATTGGACATGGCGCGCATCCTTGGCATGAGCATCTGCTGGATTGGCGGTTATTGGCCAGCAGACGCGCAGGATCAAGCCCGCACACTGCCATTTGGCCGCTGGCGGAAAACTTCGGAACAGGACTACGCCCACAGGGAAAACCTGCGGGCGCGATTGGGGATGGGTCTGGTGGGGAACTCAGTACCCGGTGTTCTGGACGCCGAGGAACTTGCCGAGGAACTGCCGGGTTCGCTCTTCCCGGGGGTGGGCGAACAGCGCCCTGGCTTCACCCTGTTCGACAATCACGCCCTTGTCGAAAAAGATCACCCGGTTGGCGACATCACGGGCAAAGCTCATTTCATGGGTGACGATGATCATCGTGCGTCTTTCTTCGGCCAGGCCGCGGATGGTTGCCAGTACTTCGCCGACCAGTTCCGGGTCCAGGGCCGAGGTCGGTTCGTCGAACAGGATCACTTCAGGCTCCATCGCCAGCGCCCGGGCAATCGCCACCCGTTGCTGCTGGCCGCCGGACAGTTTGCGCGGATACGACGCCTCTTTGCCCGCCAGGCCGACCTTGGCCAACAGCTTCATACCCAGGGCAACGGCTTGCTCACGCGGGGTCTTCTTGACCACCAACGGCCCTTCGATAACGTTCTCCAGCGCCGTGCGATGGGGAAACAGGTTGAAGTTCTGGAACACGAAACCGACCTGCTGGCGCAACTTGCGGATCAGCCCTTGCTGTTTGGTCAGGGGCAGGTTGGCATCGATGGTCACGTCACCGACCTGGATACGGCCGCTGCTGGGTGTTTCCAGCAGGTTCAGGCAACGTAGGAAGGTCGTCTTGCCGGAGCCGCTGGGGCCGATGATGGCGATGACTTCGCCGGCCTCGACCTTCAGGCTGATGTCGTTCAGAACCGTCTGGCCATTGAACTGTTTGCTCAGTCGCTCTACCACGATCATGCCGCGTTACTCCTGGTCGTGCCGGTTGACCCGCGCTTCCAGGCGGTTCTGCAGGTGCGCGAGAACGCTGGCCAGCACCCAGTAGATCAGTGCGGCGGCAAGGTACATAGTGAAGACTTCGAAGGTGCGCGCGGTGATCAGCTGCGCCTGGCGGAACAGCTCCGGCACCTGGATGGTCGCGGCCAGGGCGGTGTCCTTGACCAGCGAAATGAAACTGTTACCCAACGGCGGCAGCGCGGTGCGCGCCGCCTGCGGCAGGATGGCCCGGCGCATCGCCTGGCCACGGGTCATGCCGATACTGGCGGCGGCCTCCCACTGACCGCGGTCGATGGAGCCGATCGCGGCGCGCAGGATTTCACAGGCATAGGCGGCCATGTTCAGCGAGAAGCCGATCAGCGCCGCCGGTAGCGGGTCCAGTTCCAGGCCTACCTGGGGCAGGCCGTAATAGATCACGAACAGTTGCACCAGCAGCGGGGTACCGCGAAAGAACGACACATAGACCCGTGCGATCCAGCTCACCAGCTTGATGCGTGACAGGCGCATCAGGGCCAGGCCAAAGCCCAGCAGCAAGCCGAAGAACATTCCGCCGAGGCTGAGAATGACGGTGAAGTACGCGCCCTTGAGCAGAAAGGGCGCGCTGTCCAGCGCAAGCTGCAGGCTGTCTTCGATCATTTAGTCACATCGGCGCCGAAGTACTTCTCAGAGAGCTTGGCCAGGGTGCCGTCGGCGCGCAGCTTGTCCAGCGCCTTGTTGATGGCGTCGAGCAGTTCAGGCTCGCCCTTGCGCAGGGCGATACCAGCTTCCTGACGCGAGAACGCGTCACCGGCAGCGGTAGTGTCCTTGGCTTTCTTGGCGTATTCCAGAGCGGCCAGGCGGTCGATCAGGATGGCGTCGATACGGCCGACACGCAGTTCCTGGAACTTGGTCGGATCGTCTTCGTAGGTGCGCACGTCAGCGGTCGGTACATTGGCTTTGACCCACTGTTCGTAGTTGGTGCCCAGGCCTACCCCGACCTTCTTGCCGCCCAGGTCGGCAGCGGATTTGATGTTCAGCTCGGCGGCCTTTTTCGTCAGCACCAGCGCCTGAATACCGGAAACGGTGTAAGGCTCGGAGAAGTCGTACTTCTTCTTGCGTTCCTCGGAGATGGTCACCTGGTTCACCACGGCGTCCAGACGTTTGGACTCCAGGGCAGCCAGGATGCCGTCCCACTTGGTTGGCTGGATCTTCGCCTTGACCCCCAGCTCCTTGGCCAGGGCCTCTGACAGCTCCACTTCAAAACCCGACAGTTTGCCGCTCTCATCGACGAAGCTGAACGGCGGGTAGGTGCCTTCCAGGCCGATGTTGATGACACCCTTGTCCTTGATGGTTTTCAGCTGCTCGCCGGCAACCGCCTGACCGAGCAGACTGGCGCCCAGCAGCAGGGCGACGCCTGCGTTGAGAATCTGTTTACCGATTACTGTCATGACGAAGCCCCAATGTTGTTGTGTAGTGGTTGGCGACTATAGGGTGACGCTAATAGGCTTAAAAATAATATAAATTCATTTTCTTATATTATTTTCATATATGTCATTTAGCTATTCCAGACCTCAGGGTAGGCGAATAATGCCGGTGCCCCACCGGTATGCAGGAAAATCAGCGGACCGTCGTCGAATCGCTGGCGCGCAATGCCGTCGAGCAGGCCGGCCATGGCCTTGCCGGTGTACACCGGGTCGAGCAATAAACCTTCCTGGCTCGCCAGCAGGCGGATGGCGGCGAGGGTGCCGGCGTTCGGTTCGCCATAGCGTGGGGCGAAGTATTCGTCCCAGAGTTCGATCTTGAATGTCTTCGGCAGGTGGATGCCCAGCAGTTCGGCGGTACGCTCGGCCAGCCCCTCAACTTTCGGCCGTTGCGCCTCGTCGTTGCGCGACACGGTAACGCCGATCACCGGCAGCTTTGGCAATTTCTCGGCCAGGGCGATGGCAAGGCCGCTATGGGTGCCGGCGCTGCCGGAAGCGAGTACAACGCCGGCAAAGGTCTGGCCGCAGTGCTTGATCTGTTCGGCAAGTTCGAGTCCTGCACGCACATAGCCCAGTGCGCCGAGCGCGTTGGAGCCGCCGATCGGCACGATGTACGGTCTGCGCCCGCTGGCGTGCAGACGTACAGCCAGAGATTGCAGTTGCTCGTCGGCGTTGTCGAGGTTATCCACAAGCTCGACCTTGGCATCGAACAGGTCCAGTAGCAGGCGGTTGCCATTGCCTCGGTAGTTCGGTGATTCGGTGCCGATCGGGTTTTCCAGCAGCGCGACACAACCCAGGCCCAGTTGCGCAGCGAGTGCCGCGGTCTGGCGCACATGGTTGGACTGGATTGCCCCGGCGGTGACCAGGGTATCGGCGCCCTTGCTCAGGGCATCGGCAGCCAGGTATTCGAGTTTGCGCAGCTTGTTGCCGCCCAGCGCCAGCGGGGTGCAGTCGTCACGTTTGACGTAGATGTCACGGCCAGCCCAGGCCGAGAGGCGGTGCAGCTTTTCCAGCGCGGTCGGCGCGCCAAGCAGGTCCAGACGATTGAAGCGGGATAGCTGTCGGTCGATCATGGCAATACATCTGCAAGGGAAAATCCGACTATAGGCAGCCACTGGCCGACGAGCAACTCCCGGCCTTGTAAGCGAAGGTGGGAGCGATCTTCTGTGGGAGCGGGCTTGCCCCGCGATAGCGTTTTGTCAGGTCGATCGCATCGCGAGGCAAGCTCGCTCCTACCGGCTTATGCCGGTCTTATTGCGTTTTGGAATAAAGGGTTATTTTTTCTCCCCCCAGCATTTGCCGTAAAGTGAGCGTCTATCTGGCGGCCTTCTCATTCCATTATCGCCGCCGCGGCAGGAGACGTAACCGTGAGCGAAAACGCGCAGACAGGGCATTGGCAACTGCAGGGCATTGTTGCCGGCTTGCGTAGCGCCCGTGATAAGTGGCGCAGCAGCAATGGTCGCAGCAGTGGTGAGCAAGGGGGGCGCGAGCTGCCTTCGCGCGAAGCCATGCGTCACATCCTTGAGCAATTGTGCGGGGCGCTGTTTCCCATGCGCCTGGGGCCGGTGGACCTGCGCGAGGAAAGCGAAGATTTCTACGTCGGCCATACCCTCGATTCGGCCCTGACTGCCTTGCTTGCCCAGGCGCGTCTGGAACTGCGCTATGTCGCCCGTCACGGCAAGTGCAACACGGCCGACGTCGACGCCACGGCACTGCGTTTGATCCAGGACTTCGCTGCCGCGTTGCCGGAGCTGCGCAGTGTGCTCGACACTGACGTGCTGGCGGCCTTCCATGGCGACCCGGCAGCACGCAGCGTCGATGAAGTGTTGCTGTGCTACCCGGGAATCCTGGCGGTGATCCATCACCGTCTGGCCCATCACCTTTACCGTTCCGGCCTGCCTTTGCTGGCGCGGATCAGTTCCGAGCTGGCGCATTCGGCAACCGGCATCGACATCCACCCGGGTGCGCAGATCGGCAAGAGCTTCTTCATCGACCATGGCACCGGTGTGGTGATTGGCGAAACGGCGATCATCGGCGAGCGGGTACGCATCTATCAGGCCGTGACCCTGGGGGCCAAACGCTTCCCGGCGGACGAAGACGGGCAACTGCAAAAAGGCCATCCGCGCCACCCGATCGTCGAGGACGACGTGGTGATTTATGCCGGTGCAACTATTCTGGGGCGTATCACCATCGGCAAGGGTTCGACCATCGGCGGCAACGTCTGGTTGACCCGCAGCGTGGCGCCGGGCAGCAACCTGACCCAGGCCAATCTGCAGCACGATGACGGGACCCAGAAGTAACCGCAGCAGGGCTTGGATTGCGGCATTGGGTCGCATTGCGGACCCCATCCATGTTTAACTTGAACGCTTGTTCAAGTTAAAACGGTGGTCCGCTGCCGGCGTTCAACAGGAGGAAACCCTTTGCTGAACCCGTTCAATCCAAGCCTTTCCCTTCATCTCGAGGTGCACGTTTAATGGGTGCACCGAGTTCTTCAGCCAGCGGCAAGATCCGCATGAATCCGCCGGTTTTCTATTTCGCGGCGAGCTTTATCCTCATTTTCGGACTGGTGGTCATCAGCAATCCGCAAGCGGCCGGTGAATGGTTGCTGGCGGCACAGAACTGGGCGGCCAATACGGTCGGCTGGTACTACATGCTGGCGATGACGCTGTACCTGGTCTTCGTGGTGGTCACCGCCTTGTCCGGCTACGGCAAGATCAAGCTCGGTGCCGACCACGACGAACCCGAGTTCAGTTACCTGTCGTGGGCCGGCATGCTGTTCGCCGCCGGTATCAGCATTACCCTGTTCTTCTTTTGCGTTTCCGAACCCCTTACCCACATGCTCCAGCCGCCCCAGGGTGAAGCCGGAACGGTCGAGGCCGGGCGTCAGGCGATGCAGTTGCTGTTCCTGCATTGGGGCCTGCACGGCTGGGGCGTGTTCGCCTTCGTCGGCATGGCCCTGGCCTATTTCGCCTATCGTCACAACCTGCCGTTGGCCCTGCGTTCCGCGCTGTACCCGCTGATCGGCAAACGCATCAACGGACCGATCGGCTATGCGGTGGATGGCTTCGGCATCATCGCCACGGTATTCGGCCTGGGTGCGGACATGGGCTTTGGCGTGTTGCACCTGAACTCGGGCCTGGATTACCTGTTCGGCATTCCGCATACCCAATGGGTGCAGGTGGCGCTGATTACCCTGATGATGGGCGCGGCGGTTGCAGTTGCCGTGGCCGGGGTTGAGAAGGGCGTGCGGGTGATGTCCGACATCAACATGTTCCTCGCCTGCGCGCTGCTGCTGTTCGTCTTGTTCGCCGGGCCTACTCAGCACCTGTTCAATACCCTGATCCAGAACCTGGGCGACTACCTTGGCGCACTGCCGAGGAAGAGCTTCGACGTCTATGCCTATAACGAAGCCCGCGACTGGCTGGGTGGCTGGACCGTGTTCTACTGGGCCTGGTGGATTGCCTGGGCGCCCTTTGTCGGGCTGTTCATCGCGCGGATTTCGCGTGGCCGCACCATCCGTGAGTTCGTCTTCGGTGTGCTGCTGATCCCGCTGGGTTTCACCCTGGCGTGGATGTCGATCTTCGGCAACAGCGCAATGACCCAGGTGCTCGATCACGGCATGACCGCGCTAGGCCAGTCGGCCATCGACAACCCTTCGATGACCCTCTACCTGCTGCTGGAAACCTATCCATGGAGCAAGGCGGTCATTGCCGTCACGGTGTTCATCAGCTTTGTGTTTTTCGTCACCTCGGCCGACTCCGGCACCGTGGTGCTGTCGACCTTGTCCGCCCGCGGCGGCAACGCTGATGAAGACGGGCCGAACTGGTTGCGGGTGTTCTGGGGGGCGATGACCGCCCTGGTGACCATCGGCCTGTTGTTCGCCGGCAGCATCGACTCATTGAAGTCGGCGGTAGTGCTTACCTCGTTGCCGTTCTCGGTGATTCTTCTGGCAATGATGTGGGGCCTGCACAAGGCGTTTTACCTGGAGTCGCAACGGCAGATCGCGCAGATGCATTCGCTGGCGCCGTTCGCCAACTCCCGCCGCGGCCGCGGTGGCTGGCGTCAGCGCCTGAGCCAGGCGGTGCATTTCCCGTCGCGCGATGAGGTCTACCGGTTCATGGATGACGTCGTGCGTCCGGCGATTGCCGAGGTGACCGAGGTGTTCGTCGAGAAGGGCCTGAACGTCATTACCCAGGAAGATCCGAGCCATGACAACGTCAGTCTGAAGATTGGTCATGGCGAGGAGCAGCCGTTCATCTATCAGGTTCAGATGCGTGGCTATTTCACACCGTCATTCGCTTTGGGCGGGCTGGGTACCCAGGAGTTGAAAAACCGCCGTTACTATCGGGCCGAGGTGCATCTGAGCGAAGGCAGCCAGGACTATGACCTGGTGGGTTACAGCAAAGAGCAGATCATCAACGACATCCTCGATCAGTACGAGCGGCATATGCAGTTCTTGCATCTGGTGCGTTAAGCGCATCGCGGGACAAGCCCGCTCCCACAGAGGCAACATGACCCCTGTGGGAGCGGGCTTGCCCCGCGATAACCATCAAAATGGCGCATCCCCGAGAATCGTCGCCCGGTGCATCACCCGCCGCTGCGGCCGGTAGTCATCTACCGCGTAATGCTGGGTCACGCGGTTGTCCCAGAAGGCCACGTCATTCTCCTGCCAGCGCCAGCGGATGGTGAACTCCGGCCGCGTGGCATGGGCGAACAGCAATTTCAGAATCGCCTCGCTTTCCGCCTCGTTCAGCTCATTTATCTTCGTGGTGAAACCGTCATTGACGAACAGCGACTTGCGGCCGCTGACCGGGTGCGTGCGGATCACCGGGTGTGACAGCGGCGGATTGTTGCGCCGCGTCGCTTCCCAGCGTTGCAGATCCTCAGGCGTGGTGCCAAAGCGCTCCAGCGGGAACGACTTGGTGAAGTCATGGGTCGCGGTCAGTCCGTCGAGCAATTGCTGGAGCGGTGCCGACAAGGCTTCGAAGGCTGCGATACCGCTGGCCCACAAGGTATCGCCGCCGTAGGTCGGCAGTTGCTTGGCGCTGAGGACCGCACCCAATGCCGGGGTCGGCAGGAAGGTCACGTCGGTGTGCCAGATGGCGTTGTCGCGCACATCTGTCACAGCGGTGTCGAGTACCAGCACCTGCGGGGTTTCCGGCACGTTGGGGTAGATCGGGTGAATATGCAGGTCGCCAAAGCGCGCGGCAAAGTCAGCCTGTTGCTGTGGGTTGATCGGCTGGTCACGGAAGAACAGCACCTGATGCTTGAGCAGGGCCTGCTCGATGGTGTCGCGTTGTTCGTCGTTGATCGCGCGGCTGAGGTCGATACCGCTAATCTGTGCGCCGAGTGCAGTGCTCAGCGGAGTAATGGTCAGGCTCATGGCTATTCTCGATTCGTCTTCAATGACTCTGGCCGTGCCAGGGCACCAGTTTGCGCTGCAGGGCGCGCAGCCCCATTTCCAGGGCGAAGGCAATCAGTGCGATCACCAGGATGCCCAGCACCACCACATCGGTAACCAGGAACTGCGCCGCCGACTGGACCATGAAACCCAGGCCGCTGGTGGCGGCGATCAGCTCGGCAGCGACCAGGGTCGACCAGCCCACACCCAGACCGATGCGTACACCGGTGAGGATGTCGGGCAGGGCACTGGGCAGAATGACGTGGCGGATCAGCTGGGCCCGCGTGGCACCCAGCGATTGCGCCGCCCGCAGTTTGGTCGGATCGACCGTGCGCACGCCGGTGGCGGTGGCAATGGCAATCGGGGCGAAGATCGCCAGATAGATCAGCAGCACCTTCGACAACTCGCCGATGCCGCACCAGATTACGATCAGTGGCAGGTAGGCCAGGGGTGGAATAGGGCGGTAGAACTCGATCAGCGGGTCGAGAATGCCGCGGGCAATCCGGTTATGGCCGATAGCGATGCCGATCGGAATCGCCGTGGCAATCGCCGCACCCAGCGCCAGGCCGATACGTCCCAGGCTCGCGCCCAGGTGTTGCCACAGGGTCGACTCCATATAGCCTTGGGTCAGCAGCAACCAGGCTTTGGCCAGCACGGCATCGGGGGAGGGCAGGAACAACGGCTCGATCCACTCGGCCGCGGTCACCGCCCACCACAGCAGGAGCAGGGTGGCCAGAGTCAGGCCGCTGATCCAGCGGGTGCTCAGGCTGCGGCGGATCTTCACCGCCGGGGTTGACGGGCTGCTGCGTTTGGCCGCGACCGGCACTTCCAGGCTACTCATGCGAACTCCTGCCGCACGGCGGCGCTGCGTTGCGAAAACACCCGGCTCAGCACGTGCTCGCGGGTTTCGATAAAGCGCGGGTCGGACTTGATCGCCCGTGCCGACTCACCAGCGGCATAACGCTGACCGAAGTCCAACTGCAGACGCTCGACGATCTGCCCGGGATTGGGCGCCAGCAGGATCAGGTCGGTGGCAAGGAACACCGCTTCTTCGATGTCGTGGGTAATCAGGAACACCGGTTTGGCCGTGCGTTGCCAGACCTGCAGGAGTAACTCCTGCATCTGTTCACGGGTAAAGGCATCGAGGGCACCGAACGGCTCGTCCATCAGCAGCACCCGCGGATCGGCGGCCAAGGCGCGGGCCAGGCCCACACGTTGTTTCTGGCCACCGGACAATTGCCAGATGCGCCGTGTGCCGAAGTCGGCCAGGTCAACCAGGGCGAGCATTTCCCGGGCCTTGCGTTCACGCTCGGGGCGCGGCACACCCGCCAGTTCCAGGCCGAAGGCGACGTTGGCCAGCACATCCTGCCAGGGCAGTAGGGCATCGTCCTGGAACACCACGCCGCGCTCGGCACTCGGGCCTTGCACCGGCACACCGTCAAGCGTGATGCGCCCGGCGCTGGGCGCTACGAATCCGGCGATCAGGTTGAGCAGCGAGGTCTTGCCGCTGCCCGACGGGCCGAGGGCCACCAGCAACTGCTGTGGGCCCAGGCTCAGGTTGATATCGGCCAGCACCGGTTCGGCTGCGCCGGGGTACTGTGCGCTGATGCGCTCCAGTTCAAGCAATGCCATGACAAGCTCCGATCAGTTGGCGATGAACTTGGCGCTGACGTACGGCGCGTAGTCCGGCAGTACCGCTTCGACCTTGCCCTGTTCCTTGAGGAAGGTGGCGGTGTCGGTGATGGCCTGGGTAGTCGGCGCACCGAGTGCGGCAATCTGATCGGCCGCCAGCGGGAACACGTTGCCTTGCAGCAGGGCTGGAATGTCTGTGGCTTTGGCGCCGGAGAGTTTGACCAGTTTGTCGACGTTGCTCTGGTTGGCCAGCCAGGCTTGTGGATCCTTGCGGTAGTCGGCGTAGGCATCCAGGGTGACTTTGGCGAAGGCCTTGACGATTTCCGGGTGCTTGGCGGCAAAGTCCTTGCGCACGATCCAGGCATCGAAGGTCGGTGCGCCTTTCTCGGCCAGTTCGCCGGAGGTGATCAGCACCTTGCCGTTTTCCTTGGCCACACCCAGGGCCGGGTCCCAGACGTAGGTGGCGTCGATGTCACCGCGTTTCCACGCGGCGATGATCGCCGGTGGCGCCAGGTTGAGGATCTGCACCTTGGCCGGGTCGATGTTCCACTGTTTAAGCGCGGCCAGCAGGCTGTAATGACCGGTCGAAACGAAAGGCACGGCGATCTTCTTGCCGATCAGGTCCTGCGGCGAATTGATCCCGGCACCTTCGCGGGCCACCAGGGCTTCAGCGGCGCCGATCTGGGTGGCGATCAGAAAGGTTTCCACCGGCAGTTTGCGGGTCGCGGCGGCGGCCAGGGGGCTGGAACCGAGGTAGCCGATCTGCACGTCGCCCGAGGCTACCGCGGTGATCACATCGGCACCACTGTCGAACTTGCGCCAGTCGATGCTGGCCTTGCTGGCTTTTTCATAGTCGCCGTTGACCTGAGCGACTTTCGCCGGATCGACGGTGGTCTGGTAGGCAACGGTCAGGTCAGCCGCCTGAGCGAACCAGCTGGCGCCAGCCAGGGTCAGGGCGGCAAACAGGCGCAACGGAGCATGCAGGGTCATGGTGAACTCCTAGTCAGGCGAGCAGTGGGGAGATAATGGTCTGAAGACTAGATGATCTAAGAAACTTAAAATAAATAACTTTTTAGCATTAGCTTAGGAGCCAATCGCTTTAAGCTTTCAGGCGGCCTCGCGATGACGGAGGTCAAGGTCATCAGCAGCTGAAAACGAAATGATGGGTGGATGCAGCAAACACGCCAGCTCAGGCGGTCTAAAAAATTATTTGCTAATAACCTTTAGGTATTAGCTTGTGTGTCGATAACGACAGCGGAGAAAATTTCGGTGCATATTCCGTAATAATCTGAAAAATTACGAAATAAGTCTTTTTGGATTTATAGGATTGTCATTATCCTTGACCCCAAGGGCTGGCGCATTAGACCAAAGTCGTGAAATTAATAGTTACGATTGACTTGACGGTCACGCTTTGGTGCTAATCGCCAATCGACGTCGAGCAGGGCAATAGATCCTGCCGTAAGCGACACACAAGAATTAGAGACGAGAGGAGCAAAACATGTACAAGTCGACCTTGGCACTCGCCGTGGCCGTAGGGGTTCTGGCCCAGCAAGCGAATGCCGCCGGTTTCGTTGAGGACAGCAAGCTGTCGCTCAGTTCGCGGACCATGTATTTCAACAACGACAACCGTGACGGTGCTAACGATAACCGCGAGTCCGGTCAGGGCTTCAAGCTCGACTACATCTCGGGTTTCACTGAAGGTACCGTAGGTTTCGGTGTCGATGCCCAAGCGCTGTGGGGTATTCACCTGGATGGCGGTAAAGGCCACCACCCGGATAACAGCAGTTTCTTCCCAAGCGACACCGATAAGTCGGCTGAGAGCCAGTGGGGCCGTTTTGGTGCCAACGCCAAGGCACGCTTCTCCAAGACTGAAGCACACTTCGGTAGCGCTCTGGCGCCGAACCTGCCAATCCTGGTGTCCAACGACGGTCGTCTGCTGCCGCAAACGTTTGAAGGCGGTACCATTCAGTCGAAAGAAATCGACAACCTGACCCTCAA encodes the following:
- a CDS encoding SfnB family sulfur acquisition oxidoreductase, with the protein product MSSLADTNVHSDLDSAPLLLPAKVLRSDAEALQAARELAEVARSQAARRDQQRKLPWAEIEQFTRSGLGSISIPRAYGGAQVSFVTIAEVFRIISAADPALGQIPQNQFGILQLLKGTASERQKDLLFKSVLDGWRIGNAGPERGSKHTLELKARITREGDHYVLSGQKFYSTGALFAHWVAVKALNDEGRQVMAFVRRGTPGLRIVDDWSGFGQRTTASGTVLLDRVQVDAELVIDNWRQNEVPNIQGAASQLIQAAIDAGIAEAAVADAIAFVREKSRPWIDAKVERASDDLYVIADIGRLQLELHAAQALLSKAARTLDEVNAAPVDAASAARASIAVAEAKVLTTEIALQASEKLFELAGSRATLAEFNLDRHWRNARVHTLHDPVRWKYHAVGAYHLNGTLPARHSWI
- the tcyN gene encoding L-cystine ABC transporter ATP-binding protein TcyN is translated as MIVVERLSKQFNGQTVLNDISLKVEAGEVIAIIGPSGSGKTTFLRCLNLLETPSSGRIQVGDVTIDANLPLTKQQGLIRKLRQQVGFVFQNFNLFPHRTALENVIEGPLVVKKTPREQAVALGMKLLAKVGLAGKEASYPRKLSGGQQQRVAIARALAMEPEVILFDEPTSALDPELVGEVLATIRGLAEERRTMIIVTHEMSFARDVANRVIFFDKGVIVEQGEARALFAHPREERTRQFLGKFLGVQNTGY
- the tcyL gene encoding cystine ABC transporter permease; the encoded protein is MIEDSLQLALDSAPFLLKGAYFTVILSLGGMFFGLLLGFGLALMRLSRIKLVSWIARVYVSFFRGTPLLVQLFVIYYGLPQVGLELDPLPAALIGFSLNMAAYACEILRAAIGSIDRGQWEAAASIGMTRGQAMRRAILPQAARTALPPLGNSFISLVKDTALAATIQVPELFRQAQLITARTFEVFTMYLAAALIYWVLASVLAHLQNRLEARVNRHDQE
- the tcyJ gene encoding cystine ABC transporter substrate-binding protein; protein product: MTVIGKQILNAGVALLLGASLLGQAVAGEQLKTIKDKGVINIGLEGTYPPFSFVDESGKLSGFEVELSEALAKELGVKAKIQPTKWDGILAALESKRLDAVVNQVTISEERKKKYDFSEPYTVSGIQALVLTKKAAELNIKSAADLGGKKVGVGLGTNYEQWVKANVPTADVRTYEDDPTKFQELRVGRIDAILIDRLAALEYAKKAKDTTAAGDAFSRQEAGIALRKGEPELLDAINKALDKLRADGTLAKLSEKYFGADVTK
- a CDS encoding D-cysteine desulfhydrase codes for the protein MIDRQLSRFNRLDLLGAPTALEKLHRLSAWAGRDIYVKRDDCTPLALGGNKLRKLEYLAADALSKGADTLVTAGAIQSNHVRQTAALAAQLGLGCVALLENPIGTESPNYRGNGNRLLLDLFDAKVELVDNLDNADEQLQSLAVRLHASGRRPYIVPIGGSNALGALGYVRAGLELAEQIKHCGQTFAGVVLASGSAGTHSGLAIALAEKLPKLPVIGVTVSRNDEAQRPKVEGLAERTAELLGIHLPKTFKIELWDEYFAPRYGEPNAGTLAAIRLLASQEGLLLDPVYTGKAMAGLLDGIARQRFDDGPLIFLHTGGAPALFAYPEVWNS
- the epsC gene encoding serine O-acetyltransferase EpsC; the protein is MSENAQTGHWQLQGIVAGLRSARDKWRSSNGRSSGEQGGRELPSREAMRHILEQLCGALFPMRLGPVDLREESEDFYVGHTLDSALTALLAQARLELRYVARHGKCNTADVDATALRLIQDFAAALPELRSVLDTDVLAAFHGDPAARSVDEVLLCYPGILAVIHHRLAHHLYRSGLPLLARISSELAHSATGIDIHPGAQIGKSFFIDHGTGVVIGETAIIGERVRIYQAVTLGAKRFPADEDGQLQKGHPRHPIVEDDVVIYAGATILGRITIGKGSTIGGNVWLTRSVAPGSNLTQANLQHDDGTQK